One stretch of Brevibacillus laterosporus DNA includes these proteins:
- a CDS encoding ABC transporter ATP-binding protein produces MKAKEKKGISRLLELAGEKKSLMVWSAILSTVSVFLLLVPYVSVYYVMAELLTHASDISAVDAAYVLRWAIWGIAGMVLGYFFMYVGGMCSHIAAFRILYGIRVKLSDHIGALPLGYFNKNATGKIKKIVEQDVEKIELFIAHQLPDLINTVVMIVAIIVTMFSLNIWLALACVIPMLIGFASQYSMMAGKKAKEGLKEYFDALENINTSSIQYVRGMPSIKIFGQTVHSFRKFHDDMLHYRNFSVKYTDNFQNGYVSFKVIILSLATFFLPVGLFFISTDPHNVAFAATLLFFLVLTPGISTPIFKLNSFASTLNVIVEGVNRIDEIFKETTIKEPEVGKKPSSYDIGFHEVSFSYGGEGSAEVLKEISFTAPQGKITALVGPSGSGKSTVAQLISRFWDVLKGSITIGGVDIRDMRMNELMDTLSFVFQDTFLFSDTLYNNILAGRPTATKEEVHAAAKAAQCHEFIERLPNGYDTRIGEGGVYLSGGEEQRVSVARAILKNSPILVLDEATAYADPENEYQMQLALRELIKDKTVLIIAHRLTTICEADQIIVLKEGKIDDIGTHGELLAHGGLYKSMWDAYTSSAEWKIDISQEKEEFV; encoded by the coding sequence TTGAAAGCTAAGGAGAAAAAGGGAATCTCAAGGCTGTTGGAGCTTGCAGGTGAAAAAAAATCGCTTATGGTGTGGTCCGCGATTTTATCTACCGTGAGCGTGTTTTTGTTGCTGGTTCCGTATGTCTCGGTCTACTATGTGATGGCTGAGCTTTTAACACATGCTTCGGACATTTCCGCTGTGGACGCCGCGTACGTCTTACGGTGGGCCATTTGGGGCATTGCGGGAATGGTTCTGGGTTATTTCTTCATGTATGTCGGAGGGATGTGCTCGCATATTGCGGCATTTCGTATCCTGTACGGCATCAGGGTCAAGCTGTCGGATCACATTGGAGCGCTCCCTCTCGGCTACTTTAACAAAAATGCCACGGGGAAAATCAAAAAAATCGTTGAGCAAGATGTAGAAAAAATCGAGCTGTTTATCGCCCACCAGTTGCCCGATCTGATCAACACTGTCGTCATGATCGTTGCAATCATTGTCACGATGTTTTCATTGAACATCTGGCTTGCACTTGCCTGCGTCATCCCCATGCTGATCGGATTTGCCTCCCAATACTCCATGATGGCCGGGAAAAAAGCAAAGGAGGGACTGAAGGAGTATTTTGACGCGCTGGAAAACATCAATACCTCCTCCATCCAGTATGTGCGGGGTATGCCCTCCATCAAAATCTTCGGGCAGACGGTCCATTCTTTTCGGAAATTCCATGATGACATGCTCCATTACCGCAATTTCAGCGTCAAGTATACGGACAATTTTCAAAACGGTTATGTATCCTTTAAAGTCATCATTTTATCGCTGGCGACTTTCTTTTTGCCTGTCGGGCTGTTTTTCATCAGCACAGATCCGCATAACGTGGCCTTTGCCGCAACGCTCTTGTTTTTTCTCGTTTTGACACCGGGTATTTCTACGCCAATTTTCAAACTGAACAGCTTTGCCTCCACCCTTAATGTCATTGTCGAAGGGGTCAACCGCATTGACGAAATATTCAAGGAAACGACCATAAAGGAGCCTGAAGTCGGCAAAAAACCTTCCTCTTATGACATCGGGTTCCATGAGGTTTCCTTTTCTTACGGCGGTGAGGGCAGTGCAGAGGTTTTGAAAGAAATCAGCTTTACTGCACCTCAGGGAAAAATCACGGCTCTGGTCGGCCCCTCCGGCTCTGGAAAATCCACCGTTGCCCAGCTTATCTCCCGGTTTTGGGACGTGCTAAAAGGAAGCATCACTATTGGCGGCGTGGATATCCGCGACATGAGAATGAACGAGCTGATGGATACCCTGTCCTTTGTGTTTCAGGATACGTTTCTGTTTTCAGATACACTCTATAATAATATTTTGGCGGGCAGGCCGACTGCAACAAAAGAGGAAGTCCACGCAGCAGCCAAAGCCGCGCAATGCCATGAGTTTATTGAGCGTTTGCCAAATGGCTACGATACACGGATCGGCGAGGGTGGGGTTTATCTGTCGGGTGGTGAGGAACAGCGGGTATCCGTCGCAAGAGCCATCTTGAAAAATTCACCCATTCTTGTACTTGATGAAGCCACAGCTTACGCTGATCCGGAAAATGAATACCAAATGCAGCTTGCGTTACGCGAGCTCATCAAGGACAAAACGGTGCTGATCATCGCCCATCGTTTGACAACCATTTGCGAGGCGGATCAGATCATTGTATTGAAGGAAGGGAAAATCGACGATATCGGCACCCATGGCGAGCTTCTTGCTCACGGGGGTTTATACAAAAGCATGTGGGACGCCTACACATCTTCCGCGGAATGGAAAATCGACATTTCGCAGGAGAAGGAGGAATTCGTGTGA
- a CDS encoding energy-coupling factor transporter transmembrane protein EcfT has translation MSRLGPKTHLFVLILASILSTLVSNSLQAHLMVLTCALYLLCNKLPKKALFFVLLYIALMSILSILPDGAGTAIIILYTFARMIPMVMIGIVLMHSTPSSIMCAFEKVYVPKSVLIMICILIRFFPVVLLEMKAIRDGIRSRGIFPQWYSPLIHPAMAYECFFMPLIVRCLKLSAELASSAELRGIECSCARTSIHPVGFRAIDGMAVGLYTLIGAAIYWTGGLNL, from the coding sequence ATGAGCAGGCTCGGTCCCAAAACGCATTTATTTGTGCTTATTTTGGCAAGCATCCTCTCCACGCTTGTGAGCAATTCTTTGCAAGCACATTTGATGGTGCTTACATGTGCACTGTATTTGCTTTGCAACAAACTGCCCAAAAAGGCGCTTTTTTTTGTGCTGTTATATATAGCTCTAATGTCGATTTTATCTATTTTGCCGGATGGCGCAGGAACAGCAATCATTATTCTCTATACGTTTGCCAGAATGATTCCGATGGTCATGATCGGGATTGTGTTGATGCATTCGACACCCAGCAGTATCATGTGCGCTTTTGAAAAGGTATACGTCCCAAAATCTGTGCTGATCATGATCTGCATTCTAATCCGCTTCTTCCCCGTTGTCTTGCTTGAAATGAAAGCAATTCGGGACGGCATCCGGTCCAGGGGCATATTCCCACAGTGGTACAGCCCTCTCATTCACCCAGCCATGGCCTATGAGTGTTTTTTTATGCCGCTGATTGTTCGATGCCTAAAACTATCAGCAGAGTTGGCCTCGTCCGCAGAGCTGCGGGGAATTGAGTGCAGCTGCGCCAGAACCTCTATCCATCCCGTAGGCTTTCGGGCCATAGATGGGATGGCGGTAGGGCTGTACACCCTGATCGGAGCGGCGATTTATTGGACAGGAGGTTTGAACTTGTGA
- a CDS encoding ATP-binding cassette domain-containing protein: MIELNGVTFRYGYEGGEAENETGVEQINLSVEAGQCVVLCGRSGCGKSTIMRLINGLAPSFYYGSLTGQVNVGGRSPDSLSPEERTRMMGVVFQDPRSQFFMENVRDELAFSAENLGISPKEIMNRIEKQAKELDISHLLDRPLHMLSSGQKQRVAIAAVSVLSPPLLILDEPTANLDHRSTQNLIEILGRLKKNGTTLFISEHRLHPLLPVADIFVCMEKGKIARTWTKEEFSQLAYEDVRPYGLRHPDMVKSRPENQSSEAPQAAPALEGRKLTYQYKRNGDGIKDLDISLPKGGVTALTGENGTGKTTLCKVLCGLLRQHKGAIFSQGIRLSASQRRSSSYLVMQDADYQLYADSVGNEIVLGRLVDDSLRLKAYEALESFGLGELRDRHPASLSGGEKQRVTMAAAYCSDAELIILDEPTSGLDGDSVLKVVAWVRKLAQAGKTVVIITHDRILSELACDQIIELKHQQKGVRTVES; this comes from the coding sequence GTGATTGAGTTAAACGGCGTCACCTTTCGCTATGGCTATGAAGGCGGGGAGGCTGAAAACGAAACCGGTGTGGAGCAAATCAATCTATCCGTGGAGGCTGGGCAATGTGTCGTGCTTTGTGGCCGTTCGGGCTGCGGTAAAAGCACGATCATGCGCCTGATCAACGGGCTTGCACCCAGCTTTTATTACGGGAGCCTTACTGGTCAGGTAAACGTTGGTGGAAGAAGCCCTGATTCCCTTAGCCCAGAGGAGCGCACTAGGATGATGGGTGTTGTGTTTCAGGATCCTCGTAGCCAGTTTTTTATGGAAAACGTGCGGGACGAGCTGGCGTTTTCAGCTGAAAACCTTGGAATCTCACCGAAAGAAATTATGAATCGGATTGAAAAGCAGGCGAAAGAGTTGGACATTTCCCACTTGCTTGACCGCCCGTTACATATGCTGTCTAGTGGGCAAAAACAACGTGTAGCCATCGCCGCTGTATCCGTTCTTTCACCACCGCTTCTGATTCTTGACGAGCCCACTGCCAATCTGGATCATCGCTCCACACAAAATCTAATCGAAATCCTCGGCAGGCTAAAGAAGAACGGTACTACCCTCTTCATCAGCGAGCATCGACTGCATCCACTCTTGCCTGTTGCCGATATTTTTGTCTGCATGGAAAAAGGTAAAATCGCACGAACATGGACAAAAGAGGAATTTTCTCAGCTTGCCTATGAAGACGTACGTCCATACGGTCTGCGACATCCAGATATGGTTAAAAGCCGACCGGAAAACCAATCATCAGAAGCACCTCAAGCCGCCCCTGCGCTGGAAGGCCGTAAGCTTACCTATCAGTACAAAAGAAACGGCGACGGAATTAAAGATTTGGACATCTCGCTCCCAAAAGGAGGCGTTACCGCCCTTACTGGTGAAAACGGAACAGGAAAAACCACCCTATGCAAAGTTTTATGCGGTCTTCTACGCCAGCACAAAGGAGCGATCTTCAGCCAGGGAATCCGCTTATCGGCAAGCCAAAGACGCTCCTCCAGCTATCTTGTCATGCAGGATGCTGACTATCAGCTCTATGCGGACAGCGTCGGAAACGAGATTGTTTTGGGTAGGCTTGTCGATGATTCGCTTCGTCTGAAAGCCTATGAAGCACTGGAATCTTTTGGCCTGGGAGAGCTTCGTGATCGGCACCCTGCCTCCCTTTCCGGCGGAGAAAAGCAGCGGGTCACCATGGCTGCGGCCTACTGCTCAGATGCGGAGCTAATTATACTCGATGAGCCTACCAGCGGACTTGACGGCGACAGTGTGCTTAAAGTTGTTGCATGGGTAAGAAAACTTGCACAAGCTGGCAAAACCGTCGTTATCATAACACACGACAGAATCCTATCCGAACTCGCCTGCGATCAGATCATTGAGCTGAAGCATCAGCAGAAGGGAGTGAGAACCGTTGAAAGCTAA
- a CDS encoding ABC transporter ATP-binding protein, with the protein MMKQLRNITAGDPQKMLKPILWAVLANLVNIFPFGCMAAAVSMIYAYYSKEQSSLNMQGLWLAWGCMVLFLVLVFLCERMSYRSTYRSAYESSADGRTHLAEHMRKLPLGFLMRKDPGELGHMMMNDFIHLENAATNILPQLVSGAIIPILAFLGLLFMDWRMAVAMLAGFPVAVLLLWGVSGLERKLGKSHSKAKIVQANCLQEYLFGMKIIKAYNLRGENFKRLEQSFSHYMKESIKLEGVLGPFFLVAMAFMQTGVSLMTIVGVYLILGGEITIPLFAMFLLVGTRVFDPLSVAIMRLPAFKYDAMAGERIVSLLDEPVMRGEKEPPEHHDIRFDSVTFGYDKSIVLDNVTVEMKEGTLTAIVGPSGSGKSTLLRLIARFYDPQHGKVLFGGSDEREMDPEKLMKKISMVFQDVYLFQDTIRNNIRYGRENATQADIEEAAKEACCHDFIMKLPHGYDTMVGEGGSTLSGGERQRISIARAILKNAPVILLDEATSSLDPENEVEMQRAIRRLIKGRTVIMIAHRLKTIVNADRIIVLDKGKIVEEGRHEELIKNDGLYAKLWELQTKTSGWRITA; encoded by the coding sequence ATAATGAAACAGCTACGCAATATTACTGCGGGTGATCCACAGAAAATGTTGAAGCCCATCCTTTGGGCGGTCTTGGCCAATTTGGTCAATATATTTCCGTTCGGGTGCATGGCCGCCGCAGTGAGTATGATTTACGCATACTATTCAAAGGAACAGTCATCTTTGAATATGCAAGGCTTATGGCTCGCATGGGGGTGCATGGTGTTATTCCTTGTCCTTGTGTTTCTGTGCGAACGGATGTCTTACCGTTCTACTTACCGCAGTGCGTACGAGTCTTCTGCTGATGGACGGACACATCTAGCAGAGCATATGCGCAAGCTCCCTCTAGGCTTCCTCATGAGAAAAGACCCCGGAGAACTCGGCCATATGATGATGAATGATTTTATCCATTTAGAAAATGCCGCGACGAATATTTTACCGCAACTTGTAAGCGGTGCGATTATACCCATTTTGGCCTTTCTTGGTCTGCTTTTTATGGACTGGCGAATGGCTGTGGCCATGCTTGCGGGGTTTCCCGTAGCTGTGCTGTTGCTATGGGGTGTTTCCGGTTTGGAACGAAAACTCGGCAAGAGTCATTCCAAGGCCAAAATCGTTCAGGCCAATTGTTTGCAGGAATACCTGTTTGGGATGAAAATTATCAAGGCTTACAACCTGCGCGGTGAGAATTTTAAAAGATTGGAACAGTCTTTTTCTCATTATATGAAGGAAAGCATCAAGCTGGAGGGCGTGCTTGGTCCATTCTTTTTGGTCGCAATGGCCTTTATGCAAACCGGCGTGTCCTTGATGACGATCGTGGGAGTATATCTCATATTGGGTGGTGAAATTACGATCCCTTTGTTTGCTATGTTTCTGCTGGTGGGCACTCGTGTTTTTGATCCACTGTCGGTTGCCATCATGCGCCTCCCTGCGTTCAAATATGACGCCATGGCGGGCGAACGCATAGTCAGCCTACTGGATGAGCCTGTCATGAGGGGCGAAAAAGAACCGCCGGAACACCACGATATCCGCTTTGACAGCGTAACCTTCGGCTATGACAAAAGCATCGTGTTGGACAATGTTACCGTGGAAATGAAGGAAGGGACGCTTACCGCGATCGTCGGTCCTTCGGGAAGCGGGAAAAGCACGCTGCTACGCCTGATTGCGCGGTTTTACGACCCTCAGCACGGGAAAGTGCTGTTTGGCGGCAGTGATGAACGCGAAATGGACCCGGAAAAGCTCATGAAAAAAATCTCCATGGTATTCCAGGACGTTTATCTGTTCCAGGACACCATCCGCAATAATATCCGCTATGGGCGGGAGAACGCCACACAAGCGGATATTGAGGAAGCTGCAAAAGAAGCTTGCTGCCATGATTTCATCATGAAGCTGCCCCATGGTTATGACACCATGGTGGGAGAAGGCGGGTCCACCCTCTCTGGTGGTGAGCGCCAGCGCATCTCCATCGCCCGGGCCATACTCAAAAACGCTCCCGTTATATTGCTCGACGAGGCCACTTCCTCCCTCGATCCGGAAAACGAGGTAGAAATGCAGAGAGCGATCCGCCGCCTGATCAAGGGGCGCACTGTCATCATGATCGCCCACCGGCTGAAAACCATTGTCAACGCAGACAGAATCATCGTGCTGGACAAAGGCAAAATCGTCGAAGAGGGGCGGCATGAGGAGCTCATCAAAAACGACGGACTATACGCCAAGCTATGGGAGCTCCAGACCAAAACGAGTGGCTGGAGGATTACTGCATAA
- a CDS encoding thioesterase, giving the protein METDKSATPWLLTHPEAKDIIRLFCFPYAGGGASAYRGWTNAFPNDVGVYPIQLPGRENRITELALCEMEVLVEVISEAIYPYLDRPFIFFGHSLGARVAFELTRTVRRKWKLQPCRLIVSGSRAPHIPEPKQMHHLPDDQFVRELRRFSGTPEAILQSRELMNLFLPVLRADFTADETYVYANEEPLDCPISAFGGTVDTEANREEIEAWAPYTSSAFTLEMIEGDHFFLTTKRELLLRSVARIIAQHREVMSARRDS; this is encoded by the coding sequence ATGGAAACTGATAAATCAGCCACTCCATGGCTGCTTACTCATCCTGAAGCGAAAGACATCATTCGCCTTTTCTGTTTTCCCTATGCAGGAGGAGGCGCCTCTGCTTACAGAGGATGGACAAATGCTTTTCCTAATGATGTGGGCGTTTACCCCATACAGCTTCCAGGCAGGGAAAACAGGATTACTGAACTGGCTTTGTGTGAAATGGAGGTGCTGGTGGAAGTAATTTCCGAAGCGATTTATCCGTATTTGGATCGCCCGTTTATCTTTTTTGGTCATAGTTTGGGCGCACGAGTCGCTTTTGAGCTGACACGAACGGTTCGAAGAAAATGGAAGCTCCAGCCTTGCCGCCTGATTGTTTCAGGAAGCCGCGCTCCGCACATACCAGAGCCAAAGCAAATGCACCATCTGCCGGATGATCAGTTTGTCAGGGAGCTACGTCGTTTTTCCGGTACACCCGAGGCAATATTGCAAAGCAGGGAACTCATGAATCTGTTCCTCCCAGTTTTGCGCGCAGACTTTACCGCTGATGAAACGTATGTTTATGCAAATGAGGAGCCGCTCGATTGTCCGATTTCTGCATTCGGCGGGACCGTGGATACAGAGGCAAATCGGGAGGAGATTGAAGCATGGGCGCCTTATACAAGCTCTGCTTTTACGCTTGAAATGATTGAGGGGGATCATTTTTTTCTGACGACAAAAAGGGAGTTGCTTTTGCGGTCTGTCGCAAGAATCATTGCACAGCATCGGGAAGTGATGTCAGCAAGAAGGGACAGCTGA
- a CDS encoding salicylate synthase: MKATTEWFEDTAKNYEQLGFWEPKTLGQQLRIWAEQYQNREALVEEENRLTYRELDSKVDELASGFFQIGIKKGDNVAVQLPNRISFVLTCFALFRIGALPILVLPAHREAELDGIFTLAKPVAYIIPTTFLGFDYTKMAEQLVKKHPSVKFIMTDGDSDIGINLADISGTPVELESPSYKDTALLLLSGGTTGTPKLIPRTHADYAYNAKAAATRCKLTPQSVYLAVLPVAHNFPLCCPGILGTLSAGGKVVLCKTTSCDEAFPLIEKERVTVTALVPSIVHVWLEVLEWDTSNDLSSLEVLQVGGSMLDENLAKRIIQEMKCKLQQVFGMAEGLICCTSLDDPESVVANCQGRPLSDADEVRIVDEHGNDVEAGAYGELLVRGPYTISGYYRALEQNRESFTPDGFYRSGDKARITPEGNFQIGGRIKEQINRAGEKIMPAEVESYLRMHLDIKDAALITLPDQTLGEKSCAYLITDNQEISLADIHAFFHEKGVARYKMPDQIEFIDYWPLTSVGKVNKAKLKELATAPKNNAKMCEVSYLEEIVAFEGDAHLAASQIVEQGLFENYLLYENGDELSLGMGIHALVSVDAQYTTLAYNNQTIRFENNLLSETIDKAFASIPLKNWRAYGTVNFGMARYYQNLPLLSEDGCLLKLFIPEVEIRFTKGSILLRALSEEKRNEFGALLRGIQVNGLDEEKNALVQRVDSHKLDVPEVNTYGAEAYVQGVADAVREIKERKYHKVILSRKIPIHQELDMVASYIAGRRVNTPARSFLLSLDGLSVAGFSPETVVEVDGNGWVSTFPLAGTRSSGCNEDEGYRLKDELLNDPKEIAEHAVSVKLAFEELKSVCDSTTIFLSDFMSVASRGTVQHIASRLKGKLKPDFNSWDAFRALFPAVTASGIPKKESIDAIGRLESEPRNLYSGCVMTFDSDGAMDAALVLRTIYQQNNSAWLHAGAGVVEMSLPTRELEETREKLSSFSRQLVISSREGEKVKLV, translated from the coding sequence ATGAAAGCAACTACAGAATGGTTTGAGGATACTGCAAAAAATTACGAACAACTCGGATTTTGGGAGCCAAAAACGCTTGGGCAGCAATTGCGCATATGGGCTGAACAATACCAGAATCGAGAAGCGCTAGTAGAAGAGGAGAACAGACTCACCTACAGGGAGCTCGACAGTAAGGTTGATGAGCTAGCTTCTGGTTTTTTCCAGATAGGAATCAAGAAGGGAGACAATGTGGCTGTACAGCTTCCGAATCGGATTTCCTTCGTACTCACATGCTTTGCCCTGTTTCGCATTGGCGCTTTGCCGATTCTGGTTTTACCGGCTCATCGAGAGGCTGAACTAGACGGAATTTTTACGCTCGCCAAGCCGGTTGCCTATATAATTCCAACTACGTTTCTTGGCTTTGACTACACAAAAATGGCGGAGCAGCTGGTTAAAAAGCATCCATCTGTCAAATTTATCATGACCGATGGAGACAGTGACATCGGCATTAATCTTGCGGATATCAGCGGGACGCCGGTAGAGCTAGAATCTCCGTCGTACAAAGACACCGCTCTCTTGCTCTTGTCTGGCGGAACGACCGGTACTCCAAAGCTGATTCCAAGAACCCATGCCGATTACGCATACAATGCAAAAGCAGCCGCGACACGCTGCAAGTTGACTCCGCAAAGCGTCTATCTTGCTGTTCTACCGGTTGCGCACAACTTTCCTCTCTGCTGCCCCGGAATCCTTGGCACACTGTCGGCTGGAGGCAAAGTCGTGTTATGTAAAACGACAAGCTGCGATGAAGCTTTTCCCCTTATTGAAAAAGAACGGGTGACCGTCACCGCCCTTGTACCTTCTATTGTCCATGTATGGCTTGAGGTGCTGGAATGGGATACCTCAAACGATCTCTCAAGTCTTGAAGTCCTACAGGTAGGCGGCTCCATGCTAGATGAAAATCTCGCGAAACGGATCATACAGGAAATGAAATGCAAGCTTCAGCAGGTGTTTGGGATGGCGGAGGGACTCATTTGTTGCACATCCCTCGACGATCCTGAGTCTGTCGTAGCCAACTGCCAGGGACGTCCACTCTCCGATGCAGATGAGGTTCGAATTGTTGACGAGCATGGAAATGACGTTGAGGCAGGCGCATACGGAGAACTTCTTGTGCGAGGACCCTATACAATAAGCGGGTACTACAGAGCTTTGGAACAGAACCGCGAGAGTTTTACTCCCGATGGCTTTTACCGTTCTGGCGACAAGGCGAGGATTACTCCGGAGGGAAATTTCCAGATCGGTGGACGGATCAAAGAGCAAATCAACCGTGCGGGCGAAAAAATCATGCCGGCTGAAGTGGAGTCGTACCTTCGTATGCATCTAGATATCAAAGACGCTGCCCTGATTACTCTTCCCGACCAGACGCTTGGTGAGAAAAGCTGCGCATATTTGATTACCGACAATCAGGAAATCAGTCTTGCTGATATTCATGCCTTCTTCCATGAAAAGGGAGTGGCACGTTATAAAATGCCAGATCAAATCGAATTCATCGATTACTGGCCGCTTACCAGCGTTGGCAAAGTCAATAAAGCCAAGCTCAAAGAGTTGGCGACAGCACCAAAGAACAATGCAAAGATGTGCGAGGTCTCCTATCTGGAGGAAATCGTTGCTTTTGAGGGAGATGCTCATTTGGCAGCTTCTCAAATTGTCGAGCAGGGTCTTTTTGAAAACTATCTGCTCTATGAAAACGGAGATGAGTTGTCGTTGGGAATGGGGATTCATGCCCTTGTATCCGTAGATGCCCAATATACAACCTTAGCCTACAATAACCAAACAATCCGCTTTGAAAATAACCTGTTAAGTGAAACGATTGACAAAGCGTTTGCATCCATCCCGCTAAAAAACTGGCGTGCCTATGGAACCGTTAACTTTGGAATGGCCCGCTATTATCAAAATCTGCCACTACTGTCTGAAGACGGTTGCCTTCTCAAGCTGTTTATACCTGAGGTGGAGATACGCTTTACAAAAGGCTCCATCCTGCTCAGAGCACTGAGTGAAGAAAAACGAAATGAATTCGGTGCGTTACTACGGGGGATTCAAGTGAATGGTCTAGACGAAGAGAAAAATGCTCTTGTGCAAAGAGTGGACAGTCACAAGCTGGATGTTCCTGAGGTTAATACGTATGGTGCTGAAGCCTATGTGCAAGGAGTAGCGGACGCCGTGCGAGAGATTAAGGAGCGCAAATATCACAAAGTGATCTTATCCAGAAAAATTCCGATTCACCAAGAGCTTGATATGGTGGCTAGCTATATCGCAGGCAGAAGAGTCAACACTCCTGCTCGTTCTTTTTTGCTTAGCCTCGATGGTCTGAGCGTGGCTGGCTTCAGTCCGGAAACAGTTGTTGAGGTCGATGGCAATGGATGGGTAAGTACCTTTCCGCTTGCAGGAACACGGTCGAGCGGATGCAACGAGGACGAGGGGTACAGGCTCAAGGATGAGCTCTTGAATGACCCAAAGGAAATTGCTGAGCATGCTGTATCCGTAAAACTGGCCTTTGAAGAGCTAAAAAGTGTCTGCGATTCTACGACGATCTTCTTGAGCGATTTCATGTCTGTTGCCAGCCGGGGAACAGTTCAGCATATTGCCTCAAGACTAAAAGGGAAACTAAAGCCGGACTTCAACTCATGGGATGCGTTTCGTGCGCTGTTCCCTGCTGTCACTGCTTCTGGTATTCCAAAAAAAGAATCGATCGATGCCATAGGCAGACTCGAGTCTGAGCCGAGAAATCTCTACAGTGGCTGCGTCATGACCTTTGACAGTGATGGTGCAATGGACGCTGCCCTGGTGCTACGAACAATATATCAACAAAACAACAGTGCATGGCTACATGCCGGAGCAGGCGTGGTAGAGATGTCTTTACCAACCAGAGAGCTGGAAGAAACGCGTGAAAAATTGAGCAGTTTTTCCAGGCAGCTGGTTATCTCCAGCCGTGAAGGAGAAAAAGTAAAACTAGTATAG
- a CDS encoding Trep_Strep domain-containing protein, producing the protein MQTQTAADQNRWKMRDFITLAIFNVVMLIIMTISPIFTVVSYLVVGGAAALFSGPIYMVMSNKIAKRGVLFFTCIITGLYFVAFGYAHYLLTLAVIGVICELILWGGDSYKNPVRNAVGYAIFYVGWSLCGVVPLIFFRDQYMAILKKSYSPEQLETMLYYFDTPSMILIMCTISAIGGLAGCYIGNLLMKKHVKKAKLV; encoded by the coding sequence ATGCAAACACAGACAGCAGCCGACCAAAACAGATGGAAAATGCGTGATTTCATTACACTTGCCATTTTTAATGTGGTGATGCTCATTATTATGACGATTAGTCCGATCTTTACGGTTGTTTCTTATTTGGTTGTAGGAGGAGCCGCTGCGCTGTTTAGTGGGCCGATTTATATGGTCATGTCCAATAAAATCGCTAAACGCGGAGTTTTGTTTTTTACTTGCATCATTACAGGCTTATATTTTGTAGCTTTTGGTTATGCCCATTATCTGCTTACGCTAGCTGTGATCGGAGTTATCTGCGAACTAATCTTATGGGGAGGCGATTCTTATAAGAACCCTGTCCGCAATGCCGTTGGCTACGCTATTTTTTATGTGGGTTGGTCTCTTTGCGGCGTTGTACCGCTTATTTTCTTCCGGGATCAATACATGGCTATTTTGAAGAAAAGCTACTCTCCGGAACAGCTCGAAACAATGCTTTATTATTTTGATACGCCAAGCATGATTCTTATTATGTGCACAATCTCCGCTATCGGTGGACTAGCTGGTTGCTATATCGGGAATTTGCTGATGAAAAAACATGTGAAAAAGGCAAAGTTAGTATGA